One window from the genome of Pseudomonas sp. L5B5 encodes:
- a CDS encoding NAD(P)/FAD-dependent oxidoreductase: MRSTEVVIIGAGAAGLMCALTAAGRGRQVLVLDHANKAGKKILMSGGGRCNFTNMYTEPANFLSQNPHFCKSALARYTQWDFIGLVAKHGVPYHEKKLGQLFCDNKSSDILGMLLDECDQVGVELHLDTSIQQIEKLEPGYLLQTTLGPVQCQSLVIATGGLSIPTLGATGFGYQVARQFGHELLPTRAGLVPFTITDQLKELCGELSGTSVDCLVSCNGQSFRENILFTHRGLSGPAILQVSSYWQPGDSVEINLLPDHDALDWLHQQQAERPNSELKTLLGEIFTKKMAGLLADHWFASKPMKQYTPAELSEVADKLGNWQLVPAGTEGYRTAEVTLGGVDTREVSSKTMESLKSPGLYFIGEVLDVSGHLGGFNFQWAWASGYAAAQYA; the protein is encoded by the coding sequence TTGCGCTCTACCGAAGTCGTGATCATCGGCGCCGGCGCCGCCGGCCTGATGTGCGCCCTGACTGCCGCTGGCCGTGGGCGCCAGGTGCTGGTGCTGGACCATGCCAACAAGGCCGGGAAGAAGATCCTGATGTCCGGCGGCGGCCGCTGCAACTTCACCAATATGTACACCGAGCCGGCCAACTTCCTTTCGCAGAACCCGCATTTCTGCAAGTCGGCCCTGGCCCGCTACACCCAGTGGGATTTCATCGGCCTGGTGGCCAAGCATGGCGTGCCCTACCACGAAAAGAAGCTCGGCCAGCTGTTCTGCGATAACAAGTCCAGCGACATCCTCGGCATGCTCCTGGACGAGTGCGACCAGGTCGGCGTCGAGCTGCACCTGGATACGTCGATCCAGCAGATCGAGAAGCTGGAGCCCGGCTACCTGCTGCAGACCACCCTGGGCCCGGTGCAGTGCCAGTCCCTGGTGATCGCCACCGGCGGCCTGTCGATCCCGACCCTGGGCGCCACCGGTTTTGGCTACCAGGTGGCCCGGCAGTTCGGCCATGAACTGCTGCCGACCCGCGCCGGCCTGGTGCCCTTCACCATCACCGACCAGTTGAAGGAGCTGTGCGGCGAGCTGTCCGGGACCTCGGTGGATTGCCTGGTGAGCTGCAACGGCCAGAGCTTTCGCGAGAACATCCTGTTCACCCATCGCGGCCTCAGTGGCCCGGCGATCCTGCAGGTTTCCTCCTACTGGCAGCCTGGTGACAGCGTCGAGATCAACCTGCTGCCGGACCACGACGCCCTGGACTGGCTGCACCAGCAGCAGGCCGAGCGCCCCAATAGCGAACTCAAGACGCTGCTGGGGGAGATCTTCACCAAGAAGATGGCCGGCCTGCTGGCCGATCACTGGTTCGCCTCCAAGCCGATGAAGCAGTACACCCCGGCGGAACTGTCGGAGGTGGCCGACAAACTGGGCAACTGGCAACTGGTGCCGGCGGGCACCGAGGGCTACCGCACCGCCGAAGTCACCCTGGGCGGGGTCGACACCCGCGAAGTGTCGTCCAAGACCATGGAATCGCTGAAGAGTCCGGGGTTGTACTTCATTGGCGAGGTGCTGGACGTCAGCGGCCACCTGGGCGGTTTCAACTTCCAGTGGGCCTGGGCTTCCGGCTACGCCGCCGCGCAGTACGCCTAG
- a CDS encoding substrate-binding periplasmic protein, whose amino-acid sequence MLRLHRALALIGLLLLGQGASAEKLRLVADAWPPFTDATLVNGGVATDIVSTALARAGYASDFEQVPWARALLGIGEGRYDVLINAWYNDERTRLGQFSAEYLVNRIRFLKRKDAPLEYNNLKQLHEYPIAVVRGYAYSSEFDNDSALQKVPVHNFAMAVRMLAADRVKLTLEDEYVARYYLARESPRVRNAVEFLPKPLSENSLHILVSLKNPDHAQIVAGFDREIAAMKADGSYARLLRQHGM is encoded by the coding sequence ATGCTGCGATTGCATCGGGCTTTGGCTTTGATCGGATTGCTGTTGCTGGGCCAGGGCGCTTCTGCAGAGAAGTTGCGCCTGGTGGCTGATGCCTGGCCTCCTTTCACCGACGCGACCCTGGTCAATGGGGGAGTGGCGACAGATATCGTCAGTACCGCCCTGGCACGTGCCGGGTATGCCAGTGACTTCGAACAGGTGCCCTGGGCCAGGGCCCTGCTGGGTATCGGCGAGGGGCGCTACGACGTGCTGATCAATGCCTGGTACAACGATGAGCGCACCCGGCTGGGGCAGTTCTCTGCGGAATACCTGGTCAACCGGATTCGCTTCCTCAAGCGCAAGGATGCCCCGCTGGAGTACAACAACCTCAAGCAACTGCACGAGTACCCCATTGCCGTGGTCCGTGGGTATGCCTATTCCTCCGAGTTCGACAACGATTCGGCCCTGCAGAAAGTGCCGGTGCACAACTTCGCCATGGCCGTGCGCATGCTCGCGGCAGACCGGGTCAAGCTGACCCTGGAGGATGAATACGTCGCTCGTTACTACCTGGCCCGGGAGTCACCCAGGGTGCGCAATGCCGTGGAATTCCTGCCCAAGCCCCTGAGCGAGAACAGCCTGCATATCCTGGTCAGCCTGAAGAACCCCGACCATGCCCAGATCGTCGCCGGGTTCGATCGCGAGATCGCCGCCATGAAGGCCGATGGCAGCTACGCCCGGTTGCTGCGCCAGCACGGCATGTAG
- the yccS gene encoding YccS family putative transporter: MSSSSFRQSLRRLWALDKFSYSVRVFVALTGSMALCWYQDEMSLLIPLFLGIIASALAETDDSWQGRLNALAVTLVCFSIAALSVELLFPYPWIFAIALALASFGLTMLGALGERYGAIASATLILAVYTMIGVDQRGGAVIDFWHEPLLLVAGAAWYGVLSVLWQALFSNQPVQQSLARLFRELGYYLKLKSSLLEPIRQLDIEARRLELAQQNGKVVAALNTAKEIILHRVGNGRPGSKVSRYLKLYFLAQDIHERASSSHYPYNALADAFFHSDVLFRCQRLLRQQGKACRALGESIQMRQPFVYDSGFAEALSDLQASLEHLRIQSNPAWRGLLRSLRALAANLGTLDRLLSDASNPDALADATDSSLLDRSPRNLKDVWTRLRTQLTPTSLLFRHALRLPLALSIGYGMVHLIHPSQGYWIILTTLFVCQPNYGATRRKLGQRIIGTAIGLTIAWALFDLFPNPLVQSMFAIAAGVVFFTNRTTRYTLATAAITLMVLFCFNQVGDGYGLFLPRLFDTLLGSLIAGLAVFLFLPDWQGRRLNKVLANTLTCNSIYLRQIMQQYAAGKSDDLAYRLARRNAHNADAALSTTLANMLMEPGHFRKEADVGFRFLVLSHTLLSYLSGLGAHRGTQLPDEVREHLIGGAGASLAASIDEIAQGLASKTPIAIQSDAEEALASELEQMPDDIDEEQRLVQTQLGLICRQLGPLRTLAAHLIKAA; encoded by the coding sequence ATGTCATCGTCCTCTTTTCGCCAGTCCCTGCGCCGCCTCTGGGCGCTGGATAAATTCAGCTACAGCGTGCGGGTGTTCGTCGCCCTGACCGGCAGCATGGCGCTGTGCTGGTATCAGGACGAAATGAGCCTGCTGATCCCGCTGTTCCTCGGCATCATCGCCAGCGCCCTGGCGGAAACCGACGACAGCTGGCAAGGCCGCCTCAACGCCCTGGCGGTGACCCTGGTGTGCTTCAGCATCGCGGCCCTGTCGGTTGAGCTGCTGTTCCCCTACCCCTGGATCTTCGCCATCGCCCTGGCCCTGGCCAGTTTCGGCCTGACCATGCTCGGGGCCCTGGGCGAGCGCTACGGCGCCATCGCCTCGGCGACCCTGATCCTCGCGGTCTACACCATGATCGGTGTCGACCAGCGCGGCGGCGCGGTGATCGACTTCTGGCACGAGCCGCTGCTGCTGGTGGCCGGCGCCGCCTGGTATGGCGTGCTCTCGGTGCTGTGGCAGGCGCTGTTCTCCAACCAGCCGGTACAGCAGAGCCTGGCGCGGCTGTTCCGTGAACTGGGGTACTACCTCAAGCTCAAGTCCTCGCTGCTCGAACCGATCCGCCAGTTGGACATCGAGGCCCGACGCCTGGAGCTGGCGCAACAGAACGGCAAGGTGGTGGCGGCCCTCAACACCGCCAAGGAAATCATCCTGCACCGGGTCGGCAATGGCCGGCCGGGGTCGAAGGTCAGCCGCTACCTGAAGCTGTATTTCCTCGCCCAGGATATCCATGAGCGCGCCAGCTCCTCGCACTACCCCTACAACGCCCTGGCCGATGCCTTTTTTCACAGCGACGTGCTGTTCCGCTGCCAGCGCCTGTTGCGCCAGCAAGGCAAGGCCTGCCGGGCGCTGGGGGAGTCGATCCAGATGCGCCAGCCGTTCGTCTATGACTCGGGGTTCGCCGAGGCCCTGAGCGACCTGCAAGCCTCGCTGGAACACCTGCGCATCCAGAGCAACCCGGCCTGGCGCGGACTGTTGCGCTCGCTGCGGGCCCTGGCCGCCAACCTCGGCACCCTCGATCGCCTGCTCAGCGACGCCAGCAACCCCGACGCCCTGGCCGATGCCACCGACAGCAGCCTGCTGGACCGCTCGCCACGCAACCTCAAGGATGTCTGGACCCGCCTGCGTACCCAGCTGACACCAACTTCGTTGCTGTTCCGCCATGCCCTGCGCCTGCCCCTGGCGCTGAGCATCGGTTACGGCATGGTGCATTTGATCCACCCCTCCCAGGGCTACTGGATCATCCTCACCACGCTGTTCGTCTGCCAGCCCAACTACGGCGCTACCCGGCGCAAACTGGGCCAGCGGATCATCGGTACGGCCATCGGCCTGACCATCGCCTGGGCGCTGTTCGACCTGTTCCCCAACCCCCTGGTGCAGTCGATGTTCGCCATCGCCGCTGGCGTGGTGTTCTTCACCAACCGCACCACCCGCTACACCCTGGCCACCGCCGCCATCACCCTGATGGTGCTGTTCTGCTTCAACCAGGTGGGCGACGGTTATGGGCTGTTCCTGCCACGGCTGTTCGATACGCTGCTGGGCAGCTTGATCGCCGGGCTGGCGGTGTTCCTGTTCCTTCCAGACTGGCAAGGCCGGCGCTTGAACAAGGTGCTGGCCAACACCCTGACCTGCAACAGCATCTACCTGCGCCAGATCATGCAGCAGTACGCTGCCGGCAAGAGCGACGACCTGGCTTACCGCCTGGCCCGGCGCAACGCCCACAACGCCGACGCGGCGCTGTCCACCACCCTGGCCAACATGCTCATGGAGCCTGGGCACTTTCGCAAGGAAGCGGACGTGGGCTTTCGCTTTCTGGTGCTGTCCCACACTCTGCTCAGCTATCTCTCGGGCCTGGGCGCACACCGTGGCACGCAGCTACCCGATGAGGTCCGCGAACACCTGATCGGTGGTGCGGGAGCCAGCCTGGCAGCCAGCATCGACGAGATCGCCCAGGGGCTGGCCAGCAAGACACCCATTGCCATCCAGAGCGATGCCGAGGAGGCCTTGGCCAGCGAGCTGGAGCAGATGCCGGATGACATTGACGAGGAACAACGCCTGGTGCAGACCCAGCTGGGGCTGATCTGCCGCCAGTTGGGCCCGTTGCGGACCCTGGCGGCACACCTCATAAAAGCCGCCTGA
- a CDS encoding winged helix-turn-helix domain-containing protein, which translates to MDVSKTKSSFYRRLYVAYLIDSGLASSVPALTEVTGMPRRTAQDTIAALADLDIVCQFEQQDGARNHAGHYRVHSWGAIDKGWIEPNLGQIKAVLGYP; encoded by the coding sequence ATGGATGTGAGCAAGACCAAGAGCAGTTTCTACCGCCGCCTGTACGTGGCGTACCTGATCGACAGTGGCCTGGCCAGCAGCGTGCCGGCGCTGACCGAGGTCACCGGCATGCCTCGGCGTACCGCGCAGGACACCATCGCCGCCCTGGCCGACCTGGACATCGTCTGCCAGTTCGAACAGCAGGACGGCGCCCGCAATCATGCCGGGCATTACCGGGTCCACAGTTGGGGAGCCATCGACAAGGGCTGGATCGAGCCCAACCTGGGACAGATCAAGGCCGTACTGGGTTATCCCTGA
- a CDS encoding GNAT family N-acetyltransferase, translating to MTVEWVCKHHTDLGKEQLYAILQLRTEVFVVEQKCPYQEVDGRDLEGDTCHLMAWDGDRLVAYLRLLDPISQGGDVVIGRVVIAEQARGKGLGHTLMEQALKQAQRHWPDTPIYLSAQAHLQAYYGRYGFSVAGEQYLEDGIPHIGMRRN from the coding sequence ATGACCGTCGAATGGGTCTGCAAGCACCACACCGATCTGGGCAAGGAACAGCTCTACGCCATCTTGCAACTGCGCACCGAGGTTTTCGTCGTGGAACAGAAGTGCCCCTATCAGGAGGTCGACGGCCGCGACCTGGAAGGCGATACCTGCCACCTGATGGCCTGGGACGGCGACCGACTGGTGGCGTACCTGCGCCTGCTGGACCCGATCTCCCAGGGCGGCGACGTGGTGATCGGCCGGGTGGTGATCGCCGAGCAGGCCCGGGGCAAGGGCCTGGGCCATACGCTGATGGAACAGGCACTGAAGCAGGCACAGCGGCACTGGCCCGACACACCGATCTACCTCTCGGCCCAGGCCCACCTGCAGGCCTACTACGGCCGCTATGGCTTCAGCGTGGCAGGCGAGCAGTACCTGGAAGACGGCATCCCGCACATCGGCATGCGCCGCAACTGA
- a CDS encoding M48 family metallopeptidase, translating to MTALKYLQAYPVTLQEQVRQLIAEERLGEYLDKRYPNKHGIQSDKALYSYALELKQDYLRNAPAIDKVLFDNRLDLTHRALGLHTTVSRVQGGKLKAKKEIRIASLFKEAAPEFLRMIVVHELAHFKESDHNKAFYKLCEHMLPGYHQLEFDLRVYLTWRDLQAKTGAAH from the coding sequence ATGACCGCACTGAAATACCTCCAGGCCTATCCCGTTACCCTGCAAGAGCAGGTGCGCCAACTGATTGCCGAGGAGCGCCTGGGCGAGTACCTGGACAAGCGTTACCCGAACAAGCACGGGATACAGAGCGACAAGGCGTTGTACAGCTATGCCCTGGAGCTCAAGCAGGACTACCTGCGCAACGCTCCGGCCATCGACAAGGTACTGTTCGACAACCGCCTGGACCTGACCCATCGCGCATTGGGCCTGCACACCACGGTATCCCGGGTGCAGGGCGGCAAGCTCAAGGCCAAGAAGGAAATCCGCATCGCTTCGCTGTTCAAGGAGGCTGCACCGGAGTTCCTGCGCATGATCGTGGTGCACGAGCTGGCGCACTTCAAGGAATCGGACCACAACAAGGCGTTCTACAAGCTCTGCGAGCACATGCTGCCGGGCTATCACCAACTGGAGTTCGACCTGCGGGTCTACCTCACCTGGCGCGACCTGCAAGCGAAGACGGGTGCTGCGCACTAG